In Dromaius novaehollandiae isolate bDroNov1 chromosome 31, bDroNov1.hap1, whole genome shotgun sequence, a genomic segment contains:
- the LOC135324085 gene encoding histidine-rich glycoprotein-like, translated as MHDCEHSPMHDCACTHVHTREHSCMHDCACTHTGKHNLVHDCACTHTRACEHSPMHDCACTHVHTCEHNRMHDCEHNHVHAHENNRMHDCEQTHVHDCEHNHVHACEQNHVRAHENNRMHDCACTHVHTCEHNRMHACEQNHVRAHENNRMHDCEQNHVHDCEHNHVHDCEQTHVHACEHNHVHACACTHVHACEHNRVHDCEQTHVHACEHNHMHACEHNHMHACSCTHVHACEHNRVHDREQTHMHTREHSHVHACACTHVHDHEHPRAPACAWPPPGAGGR; from the coding sequence ATGCACGACTGTGAGCACAGCCCCATGCACGACTGTGCTTGCACCCATGTGCACACCCGCGAGCACAGCTGCATGCACGACTGTGCTTGCACCCATACTGGCAAGCACAACCTTGTGCACGACTGTGCTTGCACCCACACGCGCGCCTGTGAGCACAGCCCCATGCACGACTGTGCTTGCACCCATGTGCACACCTGCGAGCACAACCGCATGCACGACTGTGAGCACAACCACGTGCATGCCCATGAGAACAACCGCATGCACGACTGTGAGCAGACCCATGTGCATGACTGTGAGCACAACCACGTGCACGCCTGTGAGCAGAACCATGTGCGTGCCCATGAGAACAACCGCATGCACGACTGTGCTTGCACCCATGTGCACACCTGCGAGCACAACCGCATGCACGCCTGTGAGCAGAACCATGTGCGTGCCCATGAGAACAACCGCATGCACGACTGTGAGCAGAACCACGTGCATGACTGTGAGCACAACCACGTGCACGACTGTGAGCAGACCCACGTGCACGCCTGTGAGCACAACCACGTGCACGCCTGTGCTTGCACCCACGTGCACGCCTGTGAGCACAACCGCGTGCACGACTGTGAGCAGACCCACGTGCACGCCTGTGAGCACAACCACATGCACGCCTGTGAGCACAACCACATGCACGCCTGTTCTTGCACCCACGTGCACGCCTGTGAGCACAACCGCGTGCACGACCGTGAGCAGACCCACATGCACACCCGCGAGCACAGCCACGTGCACGCCTGTGCTTGCACCCACGTGCACGACCACGagcacccccgcgcgcccgcctgTGCTTGGCCCCCCCCGGGCGCTGGCGGGCGCTGA